The window AATGGAATCCATGGGTTACACGTAAGTTACGTGTGTGAGCCTGTAGAAGATTAGCCAATCCCAACACGCTGGGGAGAATCTACAACGAAGAAAGAAGGATTTATTAGCCATTGATGCCATTCGATTATTTTCTTTTTGCGTGATCTTTTAGAAATCCAACAGTAGCTTTGGGTTTGAATTTCGGATAGAATCGAACCAGGAGACCACGTTTTTTTGGAGAAGACTTTCTGATTCCTATGTTTCCAAATTATGTAGCAAGTTACCCATTTGGTAGCTTGCCATATTGAAGAGCCGAAATTGCTGAGTGCGAATGGTTGCTTATTGATGATGGCATCTCCGAGATTGGAAATTAACGAGGCGTCTTGGGCCCACCAATCAAGAACAAGTTTCCATATGAGTGCAGCTTTTGGACATAAACATAGGATATGTTCGGTGGTTTCGAGAGCCGATTCACATAGGG of the Rutidosis leptorrhynchoides isolate AG116_Rl617_1_P2 chromosome 5, CSIRO_AGI_Rlap_v1, whole genome shotgun sequence genome contains:
- the LOC139849661 gene encoding uncharacterized protein is translated as MLETNKDASVAERITHCNGSSFGNWCWLRPPSGRATNELREVNNIISSITLSDRQDSWKYSLDPTGIFTTKSLTFLINSLKLGSNALSLSIPRNKLIPQKVYIFIWLAIQYKIPVRFEIDKRGIDLDSTLCPLCESALETTEHILCLCPKAALIWKLVLDWWAQDASLISNLGDAIINKQPFALSNFGSSIWQATKWVTCYIIWKHRNQKVFSKKTWSPGSILSEIQTQSYCWISKRSRKKKIIEWHQWLINPSFFVVDSPQRVGIG